In one Umezawaea sp. Da 62-37 genomic region, the following are encoded:
- a CDS encoding serine/threonine-protein kinase has product MRIPGLENLQPLGQGGFATVYRAHQVQLGRDVAVKIDNRVLAGERDRRRFLREAHAAARLSGHPNVVAVHDANITPEGMPYIVMELCTGGSLHDVLKKQGPLPAERVRQLGIALADALAAAHAEGVLHRDIKPANILVDRYGTAKLADFGLAALLDAAGDSTVTRDALSPSYAPPEAFAMAAPTVTGDVYALAATLYDLLAGKPPRPVPWPIESFDHLGEVLRRPVPPVPGVPEDFHNALARALHPDVSARTPTAARLRDELRGAVSTSPPPVAYAPATPAPPAKGKQWVAVVAAVAVVLALGGGAWWLNSRDGTAANAGPTANSPSSQPKASEQPQTPPPYLKACATGFCVEESSCYRGTVSIGGQAATARRIGDCSQEHYWEAFAGGWLSGKIPKVDPDELAATPEVAGVCSREAMAANTRPNVDTAGWQVVAIGFEDEDRNYFHCLASPREGGETTTSAFGSDR; this is encoded by the coding sequence GTGCGCATTCCGGGTCTGGAGAACCTGCAGCCGTTGGGGCAAGGGGGGTTCGCGACGGTCTACCGGGCTCATCAGGTGCAGCTCGGGCGCGATGTCGCGGTGAAGATCGACAACCGGGTGTTGGCCGGGGAGCGGGATCGGCGGCGGTTCCTGCGGGAGGCGCATGCGGCGGCGCGGTTGTCGGGGCATCCGAACGTGGTGGCGGTGCACGACGCGAACATCACGCCGGAGGGCATGCCGTACATCGTGATGGAGCTGTGCACCGGCGGGTCGTTGCACGACGTGTTGAAGAAGCAAGGGCCGTTGCCCGCGGAGCGGGTGCGGCAGCTGGGGATCGCGCTGGCGGACGCGTTGGCCGCGGCGCACGCGGAAGGTGTGCTGCACCGGGACATCAAGCCCGCGAACATCCTGGTGGACCGGTACGGCACGGCGAAGCTGGCGGATTTCGGGTTGGCCGCCCTGCTGGACGCGGCGGGTGACAGCACCGTCACGCGGGACGCGTTGAGTCCGAGCTACGCACCGCCCGAGGCGTTCGCGATGGCGGCGCCGACGGTGACCGGTGACGTGTACGCGCTGGCCGCGACCCTGTACGACCTGCTGGCGGGCAAGCCGCCGCGTCCGGTGCCGTGGCCGATCGAGTCGTTCGACCACCTCGGCGAGGTGCTGCGGCGACCGGTGCCGCCGGTGCCGGGTGTGCCGGAGGACTTCCACAACGCCCTCGCCCGCGCGCTGCACCCCGACGTGTCGGCGCGGACGCCCACGGCGGCCCGGCTGCGGGACGAGCTGCGCGGCGCGGTCTCCACGTCGCCGCCGCCGGTCGCCTACGCGCCCGCGACCCCGGCACCTCCCGCCAAGGGGAAGCAGTGGGTGGCGGTCGTGGCCGCCGTCGCGGTGGTGCTGGCGCTCGGCGGCGGCGCGTGGTGGCTGAACTCCAGGGACGGCACCGCCGCCAACGCGGGGCCAACCGCCAACAGCCCGAGCAGCCAGCCGAAGGCGAGCGAACAGCCCCAGACCCCGCCGCCCTACCTGAAGGCGTGCGCGACGGGGTTCTGCGTCGAGGAGTCCTCCTGCTACCGCGGGACCGTCAGCATCGGCGGCCAGGCCGCTACCGCGCGGCGCATCGGCGACTGCTCGCAGGAGCACTACTGGGAGGCGTTCGCGGGCGGCTGGCTGTCGGGGAAGATCCCCAAGGTCGACCCCGACGAGCTCGCGGCGACCCCCGAGGTCGCGGGGGTCTGCTCCAGGGAGGCGATGGCGGCGAACACCCGGCCGAACGTGGACACGGCGGGCTGGCAGGTCGTCGCGATCGGTTTCGAGGACGAGGACCGCAACTACTTCCACTGCCTCGCCTCGCCTCGCGAAGGCGGCGAGACGACGACCAGCGCGTTCGGGTCAGACCGGTAG